In Cloacibacillus sp., the genomic window TCAATCTCGGCACTATGGTTGATATGTCGAAGCACAAACTGGTATGCCGCTTCAATCTGCTTGTATAAAGGACCGGAATATTCCTTTTTATCGATAAACACATCTCTGTCCGTTCCTTTAAACAGAGCGCACCGTATCTTGGCAAATCGGAAATAGTCGCTGGTCAGCAGCACAAAGGCATTGCTGGCAAGCAACTCTCCGCCAGTTTTTTTAAGCACCTTCCAACTCTGCAATTGTTCAACGGTAACTTCGGGAATGTTTCGCGCCTCTTCTTCGGTGGACACCGCGTCCAACATGTGGGATCGTATATTATCACACAGCATTTTCACAGCATCGACCGCAACGGGAAACCCAACACATGTCAGCTCATCCCATGACAGGTTCGTTCCCTCCATCTCCAGCTCCTTAATTTTTACGGCATCGGCAAGCCTGGACGTCCCCCCTATTCTGACATAAGTCCCATTTTCTTTTCCCATGGCCTTTAAATAATAGGGGCGGTCTGCTCCAGGATATATTTCCACTATAACGATACTCTTGCCATCCACCGTCTGGAAAGTAATATCCGGTATGATCTGAGGCGTACAGCAATCTGAAACAGCGTTAGCAATACTATCCATAATTTGAAAAACAGATTCCTTATCGACACCGACTACAAAGCCTGTTTCATCATCTATCCCGATGACAAGTTTTCCACCGCTCGTATTGGCAAAGGCTATGATCGTTTTAATATATCGCTCACTTTTGTGAGAAAGCGCGGACTTAAATTCGATGTTCTTTGATTCTCCGTGTAATATATCTTCAAAAGTCATTTTGCTCGCCTCTCACTCATCCATATTTTTTCTGCCAGATGCTTCAGATATTTATTTATTATAAAAGCAGAAATAAAAAAAAGACAACATGGGCATAGATGTATGCGTACTCCGAAGATGAGACAATTTGTTTGACGGCCTCTTTATCATCTGGATTTTAATCGCCCCAGCTATACCGATATTGTTATATCGATATTCAAAATATGTATCTACAAGATTTATGGGAGCGGTACTAGAATATCATTGTACACAGAGTTCCGGTCCACACACCGGATTATTAGATAGATGACCCTTCATTTTCCAACCTCTACACAAAACCCCTCAAAGCCTTCCTGACGCGGGAGGGCTTAACCCTTTCTCTATCCACGCGCGGCGCGGCGGATCTGTATCATTCTTTCGCTTAATATATTCTTATTATATTATATTTTATTTTTAATATAGCTGATAGTTGGTTAACTTATAAACAGTTATTTATTCAATTTTCGCCATAAGTATTGACACAATTGAGCTGGTAGCTAGAATGAATATAAGTGCTTGTTCCAGTATTTTTACGTTTTCACAAAACACACCTTCATTAGAAATTGCCTTATAAAAAGGGAGTTATTGTTGTTATTTTGCCATAAGAAAGTAGCGCTGCGGAAATTGCACAGCATGATGCAAAATCCCGCGCACCGTTGAAAATGGACGGTATCGTCCACAAGAGGGAGGTTGAAAATCTCATTTGCATAAGGTTTTTATATTTACGTTTGTGATCACTGTTTCTCTGTCAGCTATAGGCGCTCAGGCGGAAAGTTACAAAAGGACCTTACGCGAATATGTCGAAGGCAGTGTTCTCATGCTTGTAATTATAACGGAGGAGGAAACAAATTTAGAAAAAAAGATAGAACCTTATTTGACAGGATCATCTCTGAAAAGGCAAAACGTTTGGCGGAGACAGCCGACGCGGGAGTTGTCTCGTATATCGTATTCCCCGCTGAAGGCGGAGGAAAACTTTATATTCACATACATTCGGACACCTTGACTACGGTGCAGATCATTAAAAGGCTTAGCGCAGAACCGGACATCATAAACGTGAGACTAAACTATATAAACAGACTGGATACTATATAAACATACGGAAAGGATGAACAGGATGAATAAACAGATGAAGAGACTAGTGTTGTCTCTATTTTTGTTAGTAATACTTTGTGTATCGGCATTTGGGCAGGAACGGGCCAAATATGACTTTAAATTAAACTTGGACAATGTTTCATCCGGCGACAACACGGCTGTCAACCAGACTTTTTCTAAGAGGGAATATATTGAAGGCAGCGTATTGGTCGTA contains:
- a CDS encoding ATP-binding protein, coding for MTFEDILHGESKNIEFKSALSHKSERYIKTIIAFANTSGGKLVIGIDDETGFVVGVDKESVFQIMDSIANAVSDCCTPQIIPDITFQTVDGKSIVIVEIYPGADRPYYLKAMGKENGTYVRIGGTSRLADAVKIKELEMEGTNLSWDELTCVGFPVAVDAVKMLCDNIRSHMLDAVSTEEEARNIPEVTVEQLQSWKVLKKTGGELLASNAFVLLTSDYFRFAKIRCALFKGTDRDVFIDKKEYSGPLYKQIEAAYQFVLRHINHSAEIEGLVRKDRYELPVGAIREMIINAVCHRNYMDNSYVQVAIYDDRLEVTSPGMLYGGLTLEEAISGRSKIRNRTIAEVFSRMELIEEWGTGIRRILKRAEEFGLPKPEFLEIGDTFRVNLYRQADKKPIKKADKKPIKKADKKPIKKDRQELIFAYVRENGSISNKEAREILCLAESTTKRILNRMVQDGTLTVRGERKARVYVSAIEV